ATAAAGAGTTAAAGGCTCCGACTGCAGACCAAAACTAACAAGCTTCTCACCTCGAGTTTGATTCCATGTGATGGTTTTGACTCACCTCCTCCTTTTCACGAGTCTCATTGCCTCTCTGTATCTTTTGctgtctcatacacacactgtgacccTACATGCTCTTTCTGCCATTCAGAAAACCcctcacacatactgtatcacTAACCACACACCCCAACATACACCACAGTTTAAAAGCCTTTCCATTGCCTGTGAAGCTGAAGAACTATTGTACCCCCTTAGCTCTCGTCTCCTATAAACAAATGACTCTTATTAAGAGttaacaatgacaataaatatGAGAATCATCAAATTTATAAAGtaggaagaggaaaaacaatttCATTCTATTTAAATGTTCGTTTTGCCCCATAATGAAAAACGATAGTTAATGCTGAATAGTCTGTATGTACCTGTTTAGTGTCTTTTGAAATAACTTGGATGTTTTAAACCATCAGTGAGTTTGTGTCCAATATAGCTGCTGTATAAACAAATCACATTATATCACatacatatttgatatttgatatatttgaaGCACACTTTGGCATGAATAACATTAAATCTGATGGATTAAAAAGTATTACATATGGGCTGCATGAAGACTAATTAcaatttctctctttatctctagTTTTGATTTTGCTTAATGGAAAGAAGACATTTTGTTAAACCCATCATACCTTTGGCGTTGATAAGACTTATTCAGGAAtcataaatgtatttcagtttgatctcattaaaataatgatgtgACAGGCTGTGTAGTGACAGGCCACAACCTGGCTTAGCTCAGCGATGCACTTTTCATCTGTGAATAAGAGGATGAATCCAACGCCAGTGCAGCAGTTTCAGGCTGTAATTCAGAGTTGCACAGTGCTTGAGTCAtctgtgtctccctctttctgtgtgtgtgtgtgtgtgtgtgtgtgtgtgtgtgtgtgtgtgtgtgtgtgtgtgtgtgtctgtgtgcatctgcTTGTGTGTACGAGACAAGCTATGGCAGCCAGAGCAGGAGTTCAACTTGAATAACATCCGAGACGCACAGAGGCCTGAATAAACGGCGTCAAGACCAGAACCAGCTCgtaaaaaaattcaataaatgtcatagatCCATCAATTTCTATCAAGCGCGTCAGTAAATACCACGTTTTCAATGGTAGGTTAACTTTATGAAAGGGAGCAGGGGTCACTTCACTTGGATGATGAGTGACTCTCGGCCAGCATAAGCAGGATATGCTTGCGGGGGCCCCAGTCGTTTGCTTTGCAGTGCTGGCACAACTGCAAAATAGGCATGGAGTTCAAGTTATGACTCTCCCAGCGGAGCCATACGGGGGATCCGGCAGTCCACGGCTGGGATTCGGCCTCCCAGGACGAGCTGCAGGGGTGATGAGGGACCCCTGAACCTGGAGGGAGGCAGATGTCTGAAGCTGGATGCTGCATTTCTCTctgtatatatcatatatatctGTCCTCAGTTTGACTACACTCTTTTCCCAGGTCAGCTGTAGCACTAAACCATCCTGTCCTCAGGAAAGATCAGAATGACACATTACAAAACTGTGGACAGACATCACTCCTGAAACCACTATATAACCAATGCTTGTATGTAggtctctcttttctttctcagtctctttctctctgtcattcattctcacgttctctctctcacacacacacaaacacacacacatacacaaaaacccACACTCCTTCATGCCACTTCCGCCATAAAAGCCCTGGCAGTGATCCACGTGCCCATTAGCACGCGCTAAATAACTGTTAACAATGTATTACCCAGACTCCCCTGCCCCGCCACTTCTACCCTACCCCGCGTCCCTTCAAAGCTCACAGGTAATTATGTCAAAGGTTTTTAATAAACAGCCTATTCAGTGCGCAGTGGGTTACGCCTACCTTCGGAGTTACAAAATGGATTTTTGAAACGACACTTGTATGAATGGGCtggctcctgattggctgaattACGCCCACAGAAAAACCACCAGGTGAACGCGCACACGCACGTGACTGAGGCTAATTGCTCGTCTAAAACTAAtgctggccttttttttttttttaattgtgcaGTTATATAATATCCATAAAATGTTgtctattattattttgataataagcctcattaaaaaaaaaaaaaaaaaaagatttttagttttcagttaAATTCAGCTAATTCGTTAATTGTCCACGCgcacaaaataataaatcaaagcAGCTCGAGACGGGTATAGTGGTGCAGCAGCACTCGCCCAGTTTCATGAATTGAAAAGGAAGCTAACGCGGGAAACCTATTTACTCCAGTTTAACAAAAATGGCCTCTCTTAAATTTTCCATACACGGATAAATGCTGCAGACTAACGCTCAGCTTAGCTTTATCCAGTCAAATTCAGGTGCTGACAAATTGAGGCACTAAACAGAAGCGACACAGTCTGTGTAAGAGGGTCTTACTCTCACAGTCtgaaagaaataagagaaaaaataaagaataaaaatacattcaatgCCAAAGAATTATTCGTGTGCAAAATACAGTTCAGGATGTATAGAGCTGCCAGACAAGCAAATCCTTATTAGATAGAATAGACAGACTCGGCGACAGAGAGCTTCCCACTATTTTTAGAGGCAGGAAGACTGTGAATCATGGCCTGgccacaaagaaagaaaactggcCTGTATATTTTACAGATAAACTTCTTCCACAATCCCGTTGCCTCTAAACGCTCTGCGGTCATTTTGGCCAAAAGCCCATAAAAGTGACTTTGTTTCAAGATGTTAAACAACCTATAGGGAGTCGAAAATTAGTCTAAATGTGGAGAAAAGAGGCTTCCAGTGTTTCAGCGagtgggttttattttcttcagtcaCTGTATTCTGCAGCGATATTCCCGGGTAGTTACGATGTTCTGTATTAATGTTCAATTCTTATAAAATCGATGTAAATTACTATTAAGTAATGAGATATTAAAGAGTCGCACACAGACGGCAGATGGCACAGTGATCTCTAAGGTGCAAGGACCAGTGCACCTGCTAACGAAAAAcggaaaaattaaaaacttaaaatatatcGGCCTATATTTACACAATGTGATTTTATTACAAATGCACATGTAGGCCTATCTGTAAAGCGACACCAAACATCGTTGcaactaaaatgtttttccaggtgaggattgattgattattaacTATTAACAGCTATGAGATTGAAGTGAAGCCTAATCACGACTAGAGTCCCAGGTGTTCAGGAGCCATTTATCCAAATTATTAAAAGGCCACGGTGTAGCTTGATATTTATCAAATATTAGATAATTACTGtatgtattataatataaataataagcCGTGAAATGTAAGTAGGCTAgcattactactactactactagtatttttattattattattagcctattgttattattattatttatttatttactttttattagaTACCAGGTcggattttgtcttttttcccaCTAAAAGTTGAATATTTCCCCCACGATAAATATAGGAAGATGAGGGTTGTTCTAAAatttttttgtatattgttAATAACATACATTTGCACAATGacatacataatacattatCTCCcgttttaaaactgtaaaatgtaacgGAACACCAGTTAAAAATTCTGCTTATGCCTCAACCTTTGTCACAtttctttatatattaaaagaaatataagCTATGGGATATTATTTAAAGTGCTAAGCTTTTTCTTAATGTATAAACTGATTGTAAAACAGAAATAGTTCAAATTTCACAAAGTGGACACATAAATCGTTAACATCCTGCTATCACTAAACCTGTCTTTTGACTATCTATATAAGAAAAAACCTTTTAGTTCTAAAGGTTAGAGGATATTTATGCCAATGCAAATATTAGTCATGCGACTTTATGCTCATATTGAATCGAAACCAAACTATATTTCAAACAAAGCGTAACCTATTTTATTCTCATGGAGTTATaaagaaatatgacatttttaaacaccCACGGGAAGTGAAACACAAGGCTTTTGATCTGATAACCCACACGGATATGGACACGGGCCTTCCGCTTGACGTCCAATCATATACACTGCATTTATGCCAATAACCGATGGCGACGTGTTGTTTATTTAACCAGCAAACCACGAGAGGCCTCgagctttacacagtgattttagCGGACGAAACGTGACTGAAGCAACAAGGAAACTTCAAGAAATAATTCAATACTGATGTGGATAAAAGAGGTTGCTAAGTAACAAATTAGCGGGTTAATCAAGCTACCGGTTAGTGGTGCATTGTCATGTAGCATATTAAACTCTAAACTGAAACGCGCGCGcgctcaaaaacacacacgcacacacacacacacacgaccacaCTGCCCTGTTTATTTATAGCCAGGTTCTCCCTCTCCATATGTTAGAGCCTCCACACGCACCCACACCGACACATTCCCCACGTATTCGGCCTTGAAAGTGCGGAGGAAACGCGCGTGGAGAGAGAATCCAAGTCATCTCTCAATTCACTTCAGCTGGTTGCATGTTAAATCACTTTCATGACCCTCTGACTATCATGTAGTCTATTAATCATGACTATGTCCCAGTTTCCATTTATTTACTTAACTGGACATTGAATATGGTTGATACAGGTTACTTTATGTAGGCTGCTGCTTACATTTTCACACCAGAATAACACTGTACTGCAAGCCTatgataataatttattatcatACAATCAAGTGACATCTAATGTATTTATAGGCTGAGTCTATATTCTTTAGGCTTTTAAACTTTGCATTACGGTTTTCATTAATAAATTAGGCTATATTAACctacacatttattttagtgAAATTAGTGAAATTGCAGCTTCTCATGTTGTGGTAcgtttgtgttgctgcagtgaaacaaGGACTGGAATTTGTTTGAGCATTCAAGTCAAGCATGTTGTTATGCTAATATCAAACTGCataatcttttttattattttgtttattaagCACAGCTTGTTATAATTGCATGAAGGAGAGgttttgctgtgtgtgaatgtttctgctgtttgcaACAGTGGGTTGTTCAACAGGAATAGGAGATGTCAGATGACTAATAATAgcataaatatattaatatagaTATTTTAGGATGTCTGTTAATgcacataagaaaaaaaatacacaaaaacttaaatatattttctttctacaTGTACCAGTGAACATAGGGTACCAGCAGCCGACCCACATTTATTTTGTCGTCGGTATAGCCTAGGGGCCTAATGATtatcacatgcacaaacacatttggaGGTTCAGTCTAATTCTTATTTGAAACACGAACATGCTGTAAGAAATGCTTAGTGTCAGGTTGAGGGCCACAAGTGTCCACCGTGCAGAGGCTACTGATGGCCAGATATGCAAAGCATGTCGGACCGGTGTGTGAAAATGCGCGCAATGCCAGAGAGATGCTCCTCGCGCTCCTTCGCCTGAAGACATGATTCATTCTCCAGTTCTACTTTTACCACATAAGGCGGCACGAGCGGCCCCCTCAGCAGGCGGGACCAGGGAAAAGTTCCGGGGGGTTGTGACTGCTCGTGATTGGTTGCTCTATGTTGTGATTGACAGGTCCCCTTCTCCGGCTCTCCTCTAAGCTCCGGCTGTTGACACTCTCCAAAAGTCCGCACGGCTCTCACGGATAACGGAGACATTAGTACAGCTCCTCCCGGCTCCCCCCGCTTCCTCTGCTGTCCGGCTGGAGGACGGAGAACCCGTCGCCCCGAGAGCACTAGACTGTCATCGTGgattctcttgtttttttgagACTGCCTgtgttttgaactttttttgCTCCTTGCAAGCTCGTGACGCcgtctccttcctctccttcctctgtcccgAGACCGAGAGAAATGGCAGAGAAGCGGCGGTCCCCGTGCGCGATGAGCGTCAAGGCTCATGCCTTCTCGGTAGAGGCGTTGATAGGAGCGGAGAAGAGACGCAAGACGGCCGGAGGAGATGCTGTGTCCCCCGGGTACGAGGACGGAACTGATGTATCTGATCTACCCGGGAGCCCGGGGCCGCGGGCCGACAGAGCGTGCACCAGCGACCGGGGCAGCGAGGCTGAATGTGCAAGTGACGGATCCCGTAagtaaataacaacaacagataAAGACAATAGcctaacaataacaataataattaataacaataataaaattattcGTGACATAGTTAGGCTACCTGCCTATAGGCCCTCGAAATGGCAGCATTGCCAAATTAGTAGTAGGCTACCCAcgaaaaaaggtgaaattaattttaaataatgCCCATGTCACATTAAACCATACTCTCTCAATGtaggttgtatttgttttgaaagcTTTGTACTGGTATACTGCACATTATCTAATGTTTCAGCCACAGGTCTTTCACATGTGTTATCCTGTTGCtatattttaatggaaaaaataaacttgcTCCTCGCTACTCGCTGATATTTCTTTCATAATAAGAAGCAGCACAGATCTTTGCTTCAGGACTATTCAcgctctcctctgcttcttGTCCAGGAAACTTCAGTAATCAGACGCAAAAGATGTGGGTtacaaagtaaaacaatgaTAGAGCGGGGTCAGAGCCAGACACTGGAAATGTGATATCATATCACGGCCCTGGCCTTGTAAATATGAGTGGTGTGAGTGTGACTAATGTGAGACGCTTTATGAGTTGTGTTGCAATCATAAACACGCCAATTAGCAGCGTATAAAGGCAGGGAAACTGCCACGGTAAGGATGCAAAGAGGTCTGCAGAAAGCATAAACCGACCGGCCCTGACAAATTAGGATTTAAATCTGCAGCAAGTTTAAAATGCCCTTGGCCGAGGATTTGTCTTTGTGTTAGTTTGGCTTGTTAGGCCCATGTCTAATGTGCATAAATTTCCACCACTTGGCGAGGCCTGTGCTGAACAGCGCAAATAACAACAGCGGTGAGACATATAAATACTACTGGTGTGTCCTCTCTGtattaaaactgatttaaactCAAGTACTCCATCATGAAAATCATTCTAGAGTCCATATTGCGACTTAAATTAAATTGGTAAAGTAATGAGTGTAAAGTAAACGTACCATTTTTCCACTGGATCATAATATACGAGGGTGGATATATTCAGTAATAAGTGCAGAGTGACCTTAGTTTAAACAGacatatattactataataatCTTACAGATTCCGAGCTTGTAATGCAGCACTATTCAACATGAACATAAACATCAGACTACTTAAAAGCATTTTTACCTTCTTGAAATAACAGCTATAAAATAACTTGTGCAGTAaaatttgtgacattttcttaggctgctgaaaatagtcatTGCAACTGGACGGTTGCAATAATATCCTTAATAAGTCATATTCATAAAGGCTATATGTGAAATGATGGTGTTTAAATCTTATCAGCGGACATTAGTCctgctgtatgtttgtgtgtttttaaaatgttctgcagtattcaaaatgttttgagtCACAGGCCTTAATGTCTTTAAGAGTGACACCTTGTAGGTGAACCATGCTCGGATTGGATGAGTGTGTTACTATTAAAACGTGTCAATCTCGGCTCTTTTCCGGTGCAGCGGAGAGCGAGGACGCGCTGCTGGAGAGCCCGCAGCCCGCAGCTCTGTGCCCAGCTCCGGTAAACGGTACCGGAGAGGAGGCCCGCGTGGACCTACAGGGATCAGACCTGTGGAAACGCTTCCACGAGATTGGCACGGAAATGATTATCACCAAGGCTGGACGGTAAGGGCGAGTGCATATTCAGATGGGTGGCCTAATGTTAAAAATGCCCAGAAGAGAGAATTAGTCTATACTGTACATCATACTATATCAAGGAAAACGAAAATAGCCTATGTCTAGGcctataataaaaacaaacataaaacacgaaatattaaatattaaataatggTACAAGTTAAGGGAATTTTGCTGAATTgatcataaaaaataattactcAAAGATCTAACATCCCTAATCAAGACGACAGTCTAAACAGCATTttctgtattatattatattatacattatatattattatatgtatactattattatttttcttgagCTATTATTAGGTCATTATTAATACGACTATGATTATAATTATTAGTCTGTAGGTAAAATGATGTGTTGTAAATCCACGAGACTGTAGGCTAGTGTTGAGATCTCACATGTTATTTGGTTTCCCTCTCAGGCGGATGTTCCCCGCCATGCGAGTGAAGATCACGGGCTTGGACCCACACCAGCAGTATTACATTGCTATGGATATAATCCCCGTGGACAACAAACGATACAGGTAAGACGTGCAAagcacgcgcgcacacgcgTGCGCAATGCAGGCCTATGCCAGTGCTAAAAGAGGCGACAGACACATTGTGATCCTTATTTTGAAATTcgaagtcaaaataaaataacaaattcGTGATATGAATATCAAAGAGATACCGGAGGTGCATGTAAATATCCTCGAGCATAATTATATCACCTCACACGCACATCCTATAGACACGGAAAGGTTACAGTCATTTTTGTCTTAATTTAGCCTCCACATTCATTGCTCCTGGGACAACCCGAGATTTTTCAATTGTGCAAACCCCAGCTCTCTGTCCACAAATGGCTCCTGGCACCGGTGTTTTGTCACGGCGGTTTTACCGTCCCTTTTGGAAAAGGCCTTTTGGATGCCTAACCTCTCCACCCTGGAAGGTCAAACCAACAAATGTCGTTATGATGCATAAGAAAACAGTGTGTTATTGCTGCGGCGTCAATGCAGCCAAGTCTTTGCATGCTACACACTGTGGCTCTGCCATTTCAAACTTTCAAGACCCGGTTACAGGCGATGCGAACACTTTCTCACCGGCGTGGCGGAGTGATGAGTGATATCGTAGACACCATGTTATTCAATCACTCACGAGATATTGCACATAATACAATAGATACCAATGTTTAGTGCAGTCGCAGTTCAGAGCTGCGGGCGACAGCGCGGGAGGAAGCGGAGTCTGCAGGTTTTTATTCCAACCAAACTGCTGAACAGCAGGTGATGAACACACCTTCAGCCAGATGAGGAACTAATTAGATGCTGTGTTTGTAGCTGAAGGCCATTAAACGTATATATACATCATTTAAGGTAATGGCATATTTAATGGCTAATCCCTTTAGCTATAGGTAAATGATTTGGACTAATTACAAGTCAAAGGAGTTGGCAGGCCCTTTGTTGAACAtctgaatataaaatgtagCACAGAGGAACAATGTGTTTCATCTGTggtgtttattaaaacaacctATAGGCTTTCCTTTAATCAGGTAGGTCATCTTTAGTCTTTAGTGAGAGCAGGACAGTTATATTACACATCTGAGTTGAATTATATTTACAACTTTGATGGAATTATTTAAAGCAGATTTCCGTGACTGATGTCCAGGGTTGTCTTTCtccagctttaaaaaaaaaaaaaaaaaaaaaagatctcatGGAGATTATTTGGGATTAATTCTGATCTTTGGTGATAAAATCGCGAAATCCATTTTTTCCTCGCCAAATCACGCCGTTGTGTGAAGTGAATAGTAGCTAAGGACGAAAACTAATGCGAACTTGGGATATTGTGCTCATTTGCCTCCCCccgtgtctctgtgtgaattATGAAGGTACGTGTACCACAGCTCCAAGTGGATGGTAGCGGGGAACGCGGACTCCCCTGTGCCGCCCAGAGTGTACATTCATCCGGACTCGCCGGCGTCAGGAGAGACGTGGATGCGTCAGGTGGTCAGCTTCgacaaactgaaactgaccAACAACGAGCTGGACGACCAGGGACATGTAAGTGCCACAACGAAAGCTGTacaaatatttctatattattatatgtttgCAATAGGCCTACACATATTTACCGTACTATCGTCTATTTAATGTCATTTGATCGACATTATGATATTTcgattttatattttttggtgTGATAATTTTGTTAAAATCATTGTAAACCTTTtcattaaaaatctaattttacaaGACAGTAAATGTACTGCATTTTCTTAATAATCACAAGAAGTAGCCTACAATATTTTAAAGTCTCTGATGTAACATATTgggtttgtctttgtgtgtgcaggtgcatgCATCTGTGCATCTGTGCCCACATTCATTATCCAACAATCATGTTTTACAGCATGGAATCATATGAAATTGTTGTTCCTGTAATTTAAGACTGAAAGAATAATTTTTCCCTCCCTGTTCAGATCATTCTGCACTCCATGCACAAGTACCAGCCTCGCGTCCATGTGATCCGGAAGGAGTGTGGAGAGGAGCTCTCCCCAGTGAGAGCCATCCCTGCTGGGGAAGGCACTCGTACCTTCTCCTTCCCCGAGACTGTGTTCACCACTGTCACAGCGTACCAGAATCAACAGGTAACACAGCTgacctccacacaaacacaacaacccTTAAAACCAACACCACTGGATGAACCGCATACACTGAAATAGCCATCGTGGCCAAGAATCCCACAATGTGGTGCTGCACTGACGGCCCTGTTGCTGATAGatactgttgtttattttgtagcTTTGTACTGTTTGTAGTTACTAGTTAGTGATGACtgataaatgtttaaaacacacatttcttcaGGTCACactcttgtcttttcttcagCTATGAGTTTTATACAGAACAGGACtatgagattttaaaaaggaaaataacctTTTTCAATTTCTGCATGATAAGAGTTTTATGATTCTCATCTTGGTCGGGTTTGCATTTTAAGGACAGATTCCTCTTTGAGTCTGggtccacagagagagagatagagagagagagagagaaaggtccAGCAGTTTTCCTAGAGAGTGTTAAACCAGTTCTACCAGGCTTATTGGACAGATTTTTATGATGGTGCTGCTCGTTTAAGCCGCATCACTTgactgtttcatattttctggATTTTGCACCACCAAATTTCAACATCAATGTCTTCAGCTTGGCGAAGCTGACGGTTTTTATGGACTTTTGCACTGGACCAGTCAGTGTGAGCTTTGAAGTAGGATGTTAGCCGGGATTGGCTGGCCCACAGTGCACGATGGCTGAAGTCAGAACACGGTGGCGATGCCTATAAAAGTCCCTTTGGATGTGGGTCACAGCGCTGGGTCTTAAACACCACCCACAGCCTGGGCAGCCCCGGGGACATTAACCAACATGCGCGCGTGCAcgcacatacatatacacacacacacacatatatacacacacacacacacacacacacacacacacacacacacacacacacacacacacacacacacacacacacacacacacacacacacacacacacacacacacacgcgcgcgcgcaaaTTCACATATAGGCTATGTGCAaggaaacacacaagcaaacaactGGCACAATCGACGGCTAACGATGcacatgaatttatttttttctagaCCTGATTGAAAGATTACAGACAAGGAAAATTATTTTGGCTGGAAGAGGATCTTCCATTATACATATGTTATCATGGGCTTTGTACTAACTAAAATTTTGGAAATAATTAGAGTCTTATTTTGCCTTTCAGATTACAAGGCTGAAAATTGACAGAAACCCATTTGCCAAAGGCTTCAGAGATTCTGGCAGAAACCGGTGAGTTCATTTCAACCACAGAGATTTTCACATTATCTAGTGCATTAGGGGTAATGTGGGATGCATGACTGCATTATATTCTGGCTTGGTTGTGGTTTTTGTCACGGCTATTTCAGTCTGATTTTATGGGGAGCAAAgctatgtatttatttatttttttctaatggaAAATGTGCAGCAGCCTCCCATTAAATCTGTCCTGAATGGCAGAAAAGAAATCGACTAAACTGAACAGACGTGGCACATATTATTATGGTTTCATCATATTAATCCGTgatgcattttcatttaaatgtgctAACTTTAAAGGCACATTAATTCCAACAATTGCATAGTTACGGGCACATGCCTTGAGAGGGAAAAATCTAACCTCAGCTGCAAACCTAAATGGAGCGTCAGATTCCAGCCAGCCTCGTAACATAAACATCAacagcaaaataataaaagtcaagAGTGTCCTGAAGAAAATCTGTATAAACACATTtctaaacatatataaacacagcattaaaacaacacagcagtaAAACTCCAACAGTCTCCAAACAGCCACTCCCCTGAGGCCTCATAGAAATCGttagaggggaggggagagtgAGGGGGGAGAGCAGGCgaaaggggaggagagggaacgTGTGAGACAGAAAATTTGAGAGGGAGGAAGGTAGAGAACGGCAAACTGGATAACCGAGGGACCCTGACAGCTGACCCTATAAAAGTTAAACTCAGGAAGGCCGAAAAAAAGCCTCCCCTTAAATATTACAGGAAGAGTTAAGCAGTTTGCTAAATAAACTCCTGCTCTGATAGGCTGCTTTGGTGCACACAGAGCCGCTCCAGGCAGCTTGTCTAAATTATCACCGTGGCTACAACCCCGCGGGGGGGAGGACTTTTATCCTCACGCTAACGAGGGGTAACAGAGCACTTGCATTACCCTGCCACAGCAACCCTCTGCCCCAcctagaggaggagggaaaagcagattttgggggggggggggggggggagagagagagtcccaCCTCATAAATCCTTGCTGCGGCTTCCTGCTCCTTCGTCCTGATTCGCCCGTAAAAGCCGTGTGAAAGCAATTACCTCAGAGCACCCGGCTGGCAGCAGCCAATCGCAACGCAGCGTTTATGCCCCTCATTACCTGCGGTCTCCATGGAGATGGCGAGTGAGGCCCCACCGGCGACTAAGATGGCCGCCAGGTGGTTGGCGTAATGTATGAGCCAGTGAGGCATGCTGGGAGAGAGCGGCTGCAGCTGCGTCAGTGACTAACAGAAAGTGCTTGGCTATGAAGTTCTGTTCCAAGTGATCTTGTGATGGTTCCTCTGTAACGCTGCTCTACGTGTGTTaacgtgtgtttttgtgtgtgtgtgttctacaGGATGGGTCTGGAGGCTTTGGTTGAGTCTTATGCATTCTGGCGTCCATCTCTGCGCACACTTACATTTGAGGACATCCCTGGCATGGCCAAGCAAGGTAGAGTTAACCAACAGTTAACTTAAAGGAGTGTTTCTAAAAGATGTTATTGttactgttttctgatctgccacCGATATGGTTCAGGTATGGTGAGGTTCCCAAAGGTGCTTGGTAAAGGTTAGGGAGAGATTGTGGTCAAGGAGGAGTGTTGGTAGAGGTGAGAAAAGGTGGTTTCCCTTGTCAAAGTCAGAGTTTGTACCCAAACTGTCCACCCCACAACCTtctccaaaaa
The window above is part of the Seriola aureovittata isolate HTS-2021-v1 ecotype China chromosome 19, ASM2101889v1, whole genome shotgun sequence genome. Proteins encoded here:
- the tbx18 gene encoding T-box transcription factor TBX18; protein product: MAEKRRSPCAMSVKAHAFSVEALIGAEKRRKTAGGDAVSPGYEDGTDVSDLPGSPGPRADRACTSDRGSEAECASDGSPESEDALLESPQPAALCPAPVNGTGEEARVDLQGSDLWKRFHEIGTEMIITKAGRRMFPAMRVKITGLDPHQQYYIAMDIIPVDNKRYRYVYHSSKWMVAGNADSPVPPRVYIHPDSPASGETWMRQVVSFDKLKLTNNELDDQGHIILHSMHKYQPRVHVIRKECGEELSPVRAIPAGEGTRTFSFPETVFTTVTAYQNQQITRLKIDRNPFAKGFRDSGRNRMGLEALVESYAFWRPSLRTLTFEDIPGMAKQGVPGAHGGVGASSHLLSTSPCSSPFQVCPLSPPDYACSRPTHPLHRYSNPPEPFPPPRGPSAYDGEGFCSLPLPASQLGYLSNPTPQGYAGLRLHTPPYSLYGYTFPPSPRLAASPDKMAAAATANHQSAFLGSSPSGTLTDSLGVLSGGQQGFLFDSRTLGLAGTQPGGGASQVTAHMG